The following are from one region of the Paramagnetospirillum magnetotacticum MS-1 genome:
- a CDS encoding FkbM family methyltransferase, whose translation MSLSANLFRPLGLGTILDRHPMTGLDIGSRGGFEPDLMPIAFAVDAIGFEPEPEAFARLGDQPKGAWRSLRHLPSAIGAKDGPQMLHITRDPVSTSLLRPDPSIGEAFAKPQFFEVVREVPVACRTLDSALAEAGVSDPAYLKIDVEGAELDILKAAPATLASLLAIKAEVGFLRFRHDQPIAAEIELFLRGQGFELLDFISPRRWRIQGYVIHPQAGEGAVPYSRGRLMQGDYLFLRDPDTIAEPQRLFHLAMLAMAHGFFDTGLAILSRPAVAAWLGQPPEPLVAEASKAFGRMVWRQSVVRHLRLLWTYGRSALNLFLK comes from the coding sequence ATGTCCTTGTCCGCAAATCTATTTCGCCCCCTGGGCCTGGGAACCATCCTCGATCGCCATCCCATGACCGGCCTCGACATCGGATCGCGCGGCGGGTTCGAGCCCGATCTAATGCCCATAGCCTTCGCCGTGGACGCCATCGGTTTCGAGCCCGAGCCCGAGGCCTTCGCCCGGCTGGGTGACCAGCCCAAGGGAGCATGGCGTTCGCTGCGCCATCTGCCCAGTGCCATCGGGGCCAAGGATGGCCCGCAGATGCTGCACATCACCCGCGACCCGGTCTCCACCTCGCTGTTGCGCCCTGATCCCTCCATCGGCGAGGCCTTCGCCAAGCCGCAATTCTTCGAAGTGGTGCGCGAGGTGCCGGTTGCCTGCCGCACCCTCGATTCCGCCCTGGCCGAAGCGGGGGTTTCCGACCCCGCCTATCTCAAGATCGATGTGGAAGGGGCCGAGCTGGACATCTTAAAGGCCGCGCCCGCCACCCTGGCCTCGCTGCTGGCCATCAAGGCCGAGGTGGGCTTTCTGCGCTTTCGCCATGACCAGCCCATCGCCGCCGAGATCGAGTTGTTCCTGCGCGGCCAGGGATTCGAACTTCTGGACTTCATCTCGCCCCGCCGCTGGCGCATCCAGGGCTATGTCATCCATCCCCAGGCGGGAGAGGGCGCCGTGCCCTATAGCCGGGGACGGCTGATGCAGGGCGACTATCTGTTCCTGCGCGATCCCGACACCATCGCCGAGCCCCAGCGTCTGTTCCACCTGGCCATGCTGGCCATGGCCCATGGTTTCTTCGATACGGGGCTTGCCATTCTGTCGCGCCCCGCCGTCGCCGCCTGGCTGGGCCAGCCGCCCGAACCCCTGGTGGCCGAAGCGTCGAAGGCCTTTGGCCGCATGGTCTGGCGCCAATCGGTGGTGCGTCATCTGCGGCTGCTGTGGACCTATGGCCGCTCAGCGCTCAATCTGTTCCTGAAATAG
- a CDS encoding glycosyltransferase family protein, producing MRAVLVNHCHPDTPHVCATRMARFAEALAARGHQVVLLTETLEGHPADYRPEDLAAALGRHDWASPFRLAIAPRRDRLLSAFREGHLPAVLRKAVAAGYYLIRGGVFSDWRDGSRPFWPVLAKAFRPQVVWATFGNTDALAIGRGIAALAGCPWVMDVKDPWSVFIPAPIRGLLARRFGDFAALTALSPDHAEDAVPWFGTGARVVHSGIGDGLLAPMPPAGDERRLLLLGGLYGQAELEELLAGVGRWQAGRPLTLTYAGSETARFLDAAGRLVPGAVLEAPGWRTLGEIRDMAARSWATLYVRTPRALFQHKLFELIALARPMICLPPEGGDAQRLAARLGGVLLGCSSAQEVAAALETCPQGCAPDLGRLAQYGWGGQAAVLETLFQEQIER from the coding sequence ATGCGCGCCGTCCTGGTCAACCACTGCCATCCCGACACGCCCCATGTCTGCGCCACCCGCATGGCCCGCTTCGCCGAAGCCCTGGCGGCGCGGGGGCATCAGGTGGTGCTGCTGACAGAGACGCTGGAGGGCCATCCCGCCGATTACCGGCCCGAGGATCTGGCGGCGGCGCTGGGGCGTCATGACTGGGCCTCGCCCTTCCGGCTGGCCATCGCGCCGCGCCGCGACCGCCTGCTTTCGGCCTTTCGCGAAGGGCATCTGCCCGCCGTTTTGCGCAAGGCGGTGGCGGCGGGCTATTACCTTATCCGTGGCGGGGTGTTCAGTGATTGGCGCGACGGCAGCCGCCCCTTCTGGCCCGTGCTGGCAAAAGCCTTCCGCCCCCAAGTGGTGTGGGCGACCTTCGGCAATACCGATGCCCTGGCCATCGGGCGCGGCATCGCCGCCTTGGCCGGTTGCCCCTGGGTGATGGATGTCAAGGATCCGTGGAGCGTCTTTATTCCGGCGCCCATCCGGGGTCTGCTGGCCCGGCGCTTCGGCGATTTCGCAGCGCTGACCGCGCTTTCGCCCGATCATGCCGAGGATGCGGTGCCCTGGTTCGGGACGGGGGCCAGGGTTGTTCACAGCGGTATCGGCGACGGTCTGCTGGCCCCCATGCCGCCAGCGGGCGACGAGCGCCGCCTGCTGCTGCTGGGCGGGCTGTATGGTCAGGCGGAACTGGAGGAATTGCTGGCGGGCGTGGGGCGCTGGCAGGCGGGGCGACCGCTGACCCTGACCTATGCCGGGTCCGAGACGGCGCGGTTTCTCGACGCTGCAGGGCGGCTGGTCCCCGGTGCCGTGCTGGAGGCGCCGGGCTGGCGCACCTTAGGCGAGATCAGGGACATGGCGGCCAGGTCCTGGGCGACCCTTTACGTGCGCACGCCGCGCGCCCTGTTCCAGCACAAACTATTCGAACTGATCGCCCTGGCCCGGCCCATGATCTGCCTGCCGCCCGAAGGGGGTGATGCGCAACGTCTCGCGGCCCGATTGGGCGGGGTGCTGCTGGGATGTTCGAGCGCGCAAGAGGTGGCGGCGGCGCTGGAGACCTGCCCGCAAGGCTGCGCCCCCGATCTTGGCCGTCTGGCCCAGTATGGCTGGGGCGGCCAAGCGGCGGTGCTGGAAACCCTATTTCAGGAACAGATTGAGCGCTGA
- the asnB gene encoding asparagine synthase (glutamine-hydrolyzing): protein MCGIAGIVADRPVSPGAVEAMTGRLVHRGPDDQGIWRSDDGCAVLGHRRLSILDTSAAGHQPMERDGLVTVFNGEIYNFVEVRAELVGLGEVFHTNSDTEVLLAAYDRWGPECFARFNGMFALAILDRRRKVLVCARDRFGEKPFLFAARPGLFAFASEYKALLAMAEIGRDFDPVPLLRFAHRPATGLDDERATLFPAILQLLPGERLELDLSTLDTRIDRYWTLARDPALGALGMGEAAERFRDLLTDSIRLRLRSDVAVGSCLSGGLDSGSIIMLARRLLGDDAPYHVFTGRFPGTRADEWDYARHTSQAAGAIVHQVEPSAAGLLADLPDFLWANELPVGSASQYAQYCVFRLAKEQGVTVLLDGQGADEILGGYEQYFARYLAGLPGPERGAEEAAIRARYPGALDSPRQALSKALPPRLRHWLAQISGKGSDLLFGLSPDLAEQVAKANAPPVVPQGWSPLAAELMRDSFSTHLPVLLRYGDRNSMAHSREVRLPFCDHRIAEFALSLDPKLLMGEAQTKRLLREAVKGILPEQVRTRWNKQGFLPPQDIWFAQGLIDEAERVIEDPSFARAGYWNVSWWRCAIRRFRAGETHLGWVLWRPLMLESWRRHFLERITAQPGVEALP, encoded by the coding sequence ATGTGCGGTATCGCAGGCATTGTCGCCGACCGGCCGGTGAGTCCCGGAGCCGTCGAGGCCATGACCGGTCGTCTGGTCCACCGGGGACCCGACGACCAGGGAATCTGGCGCTCCGATGACGGCTGCGCCGTGCTGGGCCACCGGCGGCTGTCCATCCTCGACACTTCCGCCGCGGGCCATCAGCCCATGGAGCGGGACGGCCTGGTCACCGTCTTCAATGGCGAGATCTATAACTTCGTCGAGGTGCGGGCCGAACTGGTGGGGCTGGGCGAGGTCTTTCACACCAACAGCGACACCGAGGTGCTGCTGGCCGCCTATGATCGTTGGGGGCCAGAGTGCTTCGCCCGCTTCAACGGCATGTTCGCCCTGGCCATCCTTGACCGCCGCCGCAAGGTCCTGGTCTGCGCCCGCGACCGTTTCGGGGAAAAGCCCTTTCTGTTCGCCGCGCGGCCCGGCCTGTTCGCCTTTGCCTCGGAATACAAGGCATTGCTGGCCATGGCCGAGATCGGGCGCGATTTCGATCCGGTGCCGCTGCTGCGTTTTGCCCATCGGCCCGCCACCGGCCTGGACGACGAACGCGCCACCTTGTTTCCCGCCATCCTTCAATTGCTGCCGGGCGAGCGCCTGGAACTGGACCTGTCCACTTTGGACACCCGCATCGACCGCTATTGGACTTTGGCGCGCGATCCGGCCTTGGGCGCGCTTGGCATGGGCGAGGCGGCGGAGCGGTTCCGCGATCTCTTGACCGATTCCATCCGCCTGCGGCTGCGGTCCGACGTTGCGGTGGGGTCGTGCCTGTCGGGCGGGCTGGATTCGGGCTCGATCATCATGCTGGCCCGGCGCCTGCTGGGTGATGACGCGCCCTATCATGTGTTCACCGGGCGCTTTCCCGGCACCAGGGCCGATGAGTGGGACTATGCCCGCCATACATCGCAAGCGGCGGGCGCCATCGTCCATCAGGTGGAGCCCAGTGCCGCCGGGCTGCTGGCCGATCTGCCCGACTTTCTGTGGGCCAACGAATTGCCGGTGGGCAGCGCCAGCCAGTATGCCCAGTACTGCGTCTTCCGTCTGGCCAAGGAGCAAGGGGTCACCGTGCTGCTGGACGGCCAGGGCGCCGACGAGATCCTGGGTGGTTACGAGCAATATTTCGCCCGCTATCTCGCCGGTTTGCCAGGGCCTGAGCGCGGGGCCGAGGAGGCGGCCATCCGCGCCCGCTATCCCGGCGCTCTGGATAGCCCGCGTCAGGCCCTGTCCAAGGCCTTGCCTCCCCGCCTGCGCCATTGGCTGGCGCAGATCAGCGGCAAAGGCAGCGATCTTTTGTTCGGCCTCTCCCCCGATCTGGCCGAACAGGTGGCGAAGGCCAATGCCCCGCCGGTGGTGCCCCAGGGCTGGTCGCCCCTGGCCGCCGAACTGATGCGTGATTCGTTTTCCACCCATCTGCCAGTGCTGCTGCGCTATGGCGACCGCAATTCCATGGCCCATTCGCGCGAGGTGCGGCTGCCGTTCTGCGATCACCGCATCGCCGAATTCGCCCTGTCGCTGGATCCGAAACTGCTGATGGGCGAGGCCCAGACCAAGCGGCTGCTGCGCGAAGCGGTGAAGGGCATCTTGCCGGAACAAGTGCGCACCCGCTGGAACAAGCAGGGCTTCTTGCCGCCCCAGGACATCTGGTTCGCTCAGGGGCTGATCGACGAGGCGGAACGGGTGATCGAGGACCCGTCCTTCGCCAGGGCCGGTTACTGGAATGTCTCGTGGTGGCGCTGCGCCATCCGCCGCTTCCGGGCGGGTGAGACTCATCTGGGCTGGGTGCTGTGGCGGCCCTTGATGCTGGAATCCTGGCGCAGGCATTTCCTGGAGCGCATCACGGCCCAACCGGGTGTGGAGGCGCTTCCCTGA
- a CDS encoding RsmB/NOP family class I SAM-dependent RNA methyltransferase, whose protein sequence is MKRAAHTDNPRAIAVDLLSMVLDKARLLDDVLDDSRLSKLEERDRGFVRMLLGTTLRRLGQIDALIEHCVEKPMRAGAAGAEHALRLGICQLLFLDVAPHAAISTTVDLVKGSKLAGFAKLLNAVLRRLDREGRELVTEQDAGLLNTPEWLWRSWVRAYGEDGARAIAQAHLIEAPVDITVAADPALWAERLEASILATGSLRRAGGGSIAALPGFNEAAWWIQDAAAALPARLLGDVRGKAVADLCAAPGGKALQLAVAGAELTALDRSAKRLVRFTDNLKRLGLKAKVVEADAGAWSPPAPFDAILLDAPCSATGTLRRHPDVARHKNPAEVMKLAGVQARLLRAALPMLKPGGTLVYCTCSLEPEEGPEQIAALLAEGAPLKRVPIRAEEVGGLAQLITADGDLRTLPCHLAELGGMDAFFAARLEKMS, encoded by the coding sequence ATGAAACGCGCCGCCCATACCGACAACCCCCGCGCCATCGCCGTCGACCTGCTGTCCATGGTGTTGGACAAGGCCCGCCTGCTCGACGACGTGCTCGACGATTCTCGCCTGTCGAAGCTGGAAGAGCGCGACCGGGGCTTCGTGCGCATGCTGCTGGGCACCACGCTGAGGCGCCTGGGCCAGATCGACGCCCTGATCGAGCATTGCGTGGAAAAACCCATGCGAGCCGGGGCCGCCGGGGCGGAACATGCGCTGCGCCTAGGAATCTGCCAGTTGCTGTTCCTCGACGTGGCGCCCCATGCCGCCATTTCCACCACGGTGGATCTGGTCAAGGGCTCCAAGCTGGCCGGTTTCGCCAAGCTGTTGAACGCCGTGCTGCGCCGCCTGGACCGTGAAGGCCGCGAACTGGTGACCGAGCAGGATGCCGGGCTGCTCAACACACCGGAATGGCTGTGGCGCTCCTGGGTCCGGGCCTATGGCGAAGACGGCGCGCGGGCCATCGCCCAGGCCCATCTCATCGAGGCGCCCGTGGATATCACCGTGGCCGCCGATCCCGCTTTGTGGGCCGAGCGGCTGGAGGCCTCCATCTTGGCCACCGGCTCGCTGCGCCGCGCGGGCGGCGGCTCCATCGCCGCACTCCCCGGTTTCAACGAGGCGGCGTGGTGGATTCAAGACGCCGCCGCCGCCCTGCCCGCCCGCCTGCTGGGCGACGTCAGGGGCAAGGCCGTGGCCGATCTGTGCGCCGCACCGGGCGGCAAGGCGCTGCAATTGGCCGTGGCGGGAGCCGAGCTCACTGCGCTCGACCGTTCGGCCAAGCGGCTGGTGCGATTCACCGATAACCTGAAGCGTCTGGGCCTGAAGGCCAAGGTGGTGGAAGCCGATGCCGGGGCCTGGAGTCCACCCGCGCCTTTCGACGCCATTCTGCTGGACGCGCCGTGTTCGGCCACCGGCACGCTGCGCCGCCACCCCGATGTGGCGCGCCACAAGAACCCCGCCGAGGTGATGAAGCTGGCCGGGGTTCAGGCCCGCCTGCTGCGCGCCGCGCTGCCCATGCTCAAACCGGGCGGCACCCTGGTCTACTGCACCTGTTCCCTGGAGCCCGAGGAAGGGCCGGAGCAGATCGCCGCCCTGCTGGCCGAGGGCGCACCGCTCAAGCGCGTTCCCATCCGGGCCGAGGAGGTGGGCGGGCTCGCCCAACTGATCACCGCTGACGGCGATCTGCGCACCCTGCCCTGCCATCTTGCCGAACTGGGCGGCATGGATGCATTCTTCGCGGCGCGTTTGGAGAAGATGTCATGA
- the gmhB gene encoding D-glycero-beta-D-manno-heptose 1,7-bisphosphate 7-phosphatase, with the protein MKRFVLIDRDGTINVEKHYLSDPDQLELYPGVGRAIRRLNMLGLGVAVVTNQSGIARGYFDLERLDQIHNRLYTLLESEGAMVDGLYICPHGPDDDCACRKPLPGMVSQAVAEHHFDPAQSFMIGDKEVDVELGHAVGAVSILVRTGHGPKFVEGTKADYVVDDLPQAVAVIEKLLACASSS; encoded by the coding sequence ATGAAGCGCTTCGTCCTCATCGACCGCGACGGCACCATCAACGTCGAAAAGCATTACCTGTCCGATCCGGACCAGTTGGAGCTTTATCCCGGCGTGGGCCGCGCCATCCGGCGGCTGAACATGCTGGGCCTCGGCGTGGCCGTGGTCACCAATCAGTCCGGCATCGCGCGCGGCTATTTCGATCTGGAACGTCTCGACCAGATTCACAACCGCCTCTACACGCTTCTGGAGTCCGAGGGCGCCATGGTGGACGGGCTTTATATCTGTCCGCATGGCCCCGACGACGACTGCGCCTGCCGCAAGCCGCTGCCGGGCATGGTGAGCCAGGCGGTGGCCGAGCATCATTTCGACCCGGCCCAATCCTTCATGATCGGCGACAAGGAAGTGGACGTGGAACTGGGCCATGCGGTGGGCGCCGTCAGCATCCTGGTGCGCACCGGCCACGGCCCCAAATTCGTCGAAGGCACCAAGGCCGATTACGTGGTCGACGACCTGCCCCAGGCCGTCGCCGTCATCGAGAAGCTGCTGGCATGCGCATCCTCTTCCTGA